The DNA window TTCCAATTAACCGGATTTTATATAAGGATAAATTGTAAATACAGATGGAACCGTTTGTCAAGCCTACTTATTCCTTCATTGTGCCCATTTATAATGAAGAAAATACTATTCCTGAACTCTATAACCGTCTCTGTTCAGTGATGGAAAACTTAGAGGGACAGACCGAAGTGATTTTAGTTAATGATGGCAGTACGGATGCTTCTTTACGTCTGTTGCGGGAATTGTATCAGAGAGATAAGCGAGTTTGCTATCTTAGTTTAGCACGGAATTTTGGTCATCAAATTGCGGTGACTGCGGGGTTGAATTATGCGCGGGGGGAAGCGGTGGTTGTTTTGGATGCGGATTTGCAAGATCCGCCGGAGTTAATTCCGGAAATGGTGCAAAAATGGCAAGAAGGGTATCAGGTGGTTTATGCCCAAAGAACGCGCCGATATCAAGAAAAAAAGCGCAAACGATGGATGGCTTATTTATTTTATCGGATGCTGAGATATTTGGCGGATGTGGAGATTCCGACGGATACGGGGGATTTTTGTTTGATGGATCGGTGCGTGGTGGATGTGTTGAATCAGATGCCAGAGCGCGATCGCTACATTCGAGGTTTGCGAGCTTGGATTGGCTTCGAGCAAACGGCGATTTTGTACGAGCGTAGTCCCCGGTTTTCCGGTGAAGTGAAATATACGTTTGCTAAGTCCCTATCCCTGGCGATTAATGGGATTGTCTCTTTTTCTAAGGTTCCCCTGCGTCTCTCGACTTATCTCGGTTTAGCCGCAGCC is part of the Roseofilum capinflatum BLCC-M114 genome and encodes:
- a CDS encoding glycosyltransferase family 2 protein, which codes for MEPFVKPTYSFIVPIYNEENTIPELYNRLCSVMENLEGQTEVILVNDGSTDASLRLLRELYQRDKRVCYLSLARNFGHQIAVTAGLNYARGEAVVVLDADLQDPPELIPEMVQKWQEGYQVVYAQRTRRYQEKKRKRWMAYLFYRMLRYLADVEIPTDTGDFCLMDRCVVDVLNQMPERDRYIRGLRAWIGFEQTAILYERSPRFSGEVKYTFAKSLSLAINGIVSFSKVPLRLSTYLGLAAAAIALFMAILVLYWRIVAPTAPLTGFATILIAIFFLGAVQLVSIGILGEYIGRIYEQVKGRPLYTLAEIRGWEKGDRPRDG